From the Candidatus Amarolinea dominans genome, one window contains:
- a CDS encoding response regulator transcription factor — protein sequence MMPKKILIVDDDQAIIHVLSVLLTRAGYVVVSAQNGQESLAVLTMQQVDLVVLDIMLSGMDGLEICRRVRNAEQYVPVVMLTARDELTDKLIGIEAGADVYLTKPFEPRELLAHIKALFRLLEHAHDRRNVRELPLVCGPLTAWPSQRRIELHNQPLDLTPTEQELLLCLLRDPGRAFGRETLLRQVWGYAYDGDSRTVDVHVQRLRAKVETDPAQPELIRTVRGFGYRLVTPEELEKNGSLGFSP from the coding sequence ATGATGCCGAAAAAGATCCTCATTGTTGACGATGACCAAGCCATTATTCACGTTCTGTCTGTTCTATTGACAAGAGCGGGTTACGTTGTGGTATCTGCACAGAACGGGCAGGAATCTTTGGCCGTATTGACTATGCAGCAGGTTGATCTGGTTGTTCTTGATATCATGCTCTCCGGCATGGATGGGCTAGAAATCTGTCGTCGTGTACGGAATGCCGAGCAGTATGTTCCGGTGGTGATGTTGACGGCGCGCGATGAATTGACTGACAAACTGATTGGTATCGAGGCTGGCGCTGATGTTTATTTAACCAAGCCTTTTGAGCCGCGTGAGTTGCTTGCTCATATCAAGGCGCTCTTCCGCCTACTGGAGCATGCCCATGACCGTCGCAACGTGCGAGAGTTACCCCTGGTTTGTGGACCATTGACAGCCTGGCCTTCGCAACGGCGTATCGAACTACACAATCAACCACTCGACCTGACTCCCACCGAACAAGAACTGCTTCTGTGTTTATTGCGTGATCCGGGACGCGCCTTCGGTCGAGAAACACTGTTGCGGCAGGTTTGGGGCTACGCGTACGATGGCGATTCGCGCACCGTAGATGTTCATGTTCAGCGTCTGCGCGCCAAAGTGGAGACCGATCCTGCACAACCCGAGCTCATTCGTACTGTACGAGGGTTTGGGTATCGCCTGGTCACTCCCGAGGAACTGGAAAAAAACGGATCGCTGGGATTCTCCCCGTGA